A stretch of Microscilla marina ATCC 23134 DNA encodes these proteins:
- a CDS encoding glycine-rich domain-containing protein, with amino-acid sequence MNPQEKQLWDKINHYSFDAVDASFPFSARLMRENGWTEAYTIEAIQEYKKFMFLVAVSGHSVSPSDPVDQVWHLHMIYTQSYWEEFCHGILGKAIHHNPTKGGKDERKKHVNMYDQTVESYFQYFGEPQPAHIWISTQDLFKEIHYRRVNMHRNWVTAKPQFVRKRWHLAPLLALLALFFMANSGGDIAGIIFFVVFIVLISIAATSTDKGGGSASGGCSSCSSCSGCGGCG; translated from the coding sequence ATGAACCCACAAGAAAAACAACTCTGGGATAAAATCAATCATTACTCATTTGATGCGGTAGACGCATCTTTTCCTTTTTCGGCACGCCTCATGCGTGAAAATGGCTGGACAGAAGCCTATACTATTGAAGCGATTCAGGAGTACAAAAAATTTATGTTTTTGGTTGCCGTATCAGGGCATTCTGTATCACCCTCCGACCCAGTAGACCAAGTGTGGCATTTGCACATGATTTATACTCAATCGTATTGGGAAGAGTTTTGTCATGGAATTTTAGGCAAAGCAATACACCACAACCCCACCAAAGGAGGCAAAGACGAGCGTAAGAAACATGTGAATATGTATGACCAAACTGTGGAGAGTTACTTCCAATACTTTGGTGAACCCCAACCCGCTCATATCTGGATAAGTACCCAGGACCTTTTCAAAGAAATACACTACCGTAGGGTAAACATGCATCGCAACTGGGTGACCGCCAAGCCTCAGTTTGTGCGCAAACGTTGGCACTTAGCCCCGTTACTTGCCTTGCTTGCATTATTTTTTATGGCAAATAGTGGAGGAGATATTGCTGGAATTATATTTTTTGTAGTGTTTATTGTTTTAATATCTATAGCTGCAACCAGTACAGACAAAGGAGGAGGGAGTGCCAGTGGTGGATGTTCTTCTTGCTCTTCCTGTTCAGGCTGTGGTGGCTGTGGTTGA
- a CDS encoding TraB/GumN family protein produces the protein MKHTKLFIFSILSVLLSLPTLAQDTLPKAKSIFWEVKGPGVKKPTYLFGTHHLHDYGFINQNKIILDKLKKADIVAGEILIEASNMMKVAMASVMPNKRLNQLMSEKDYKATDECLRKYMGTGVQLFSSFKPIAIYQMIMLKKYAKTLNMNLEKTGNSSMDEYFQRSARNLNKKLIALETVEDQIKVLYDGKPLDKQVDLLLEMVYDKDSLASQEIVKLNRMYKQQDLDGLHKLMQKTASEDELKTLLVERNKKWIPKIEELLKSGKSAFIAVGAGHLPGKSGVLHLLREKGYTISPLKIKL, from the coding sequence ATGAAGCATACTAAATTATTTATTTTCAGCATCCTCAGCGTTTTGTTGTCTTTGCCTACCTTGGCACAAGACACACTTCCAAAAGCTAAATCTATCTTTTGGGAAGTAAAAGGTCCCGGCGTTAAAAAACCAACTTATTTATTTGGTACTCATCACCTGCATGACTATGGCTTTATCAATCAGAATAAAATCATATTAGATAAATTAAAAAAAGCGGATATTGTAGCAGGAGAGATTTTGATAGAAGCCTCTAATATGATGAAGGTGGCCATGGCAAGTGTAATGCCTAATAAACGCCTCAATCAATTGATGAGCGAAAAAGATTATAAAGCCACTGATGAGTGTCTAAGAAAGTACATGGGCACAGGTGTACAGTTGTTTAGTAGTTTTAAGCCTATTGCTATTTATCAGATGATTATGCTGAAAAAGTACGCAAAAACGTTGAACATGAACCTTGAAAAGACGGGCAATAGTTCTATGGATGAGTATTTTCAAAGATCGGCTCGTAACCTCAATAAAAAATTAATTGCCCTTGAAACAGTTGAAGATCAAATAAAAGTGCTTTATGATGGCAAGCCATTAGACAAGCAAGTAGATCTGTTGCTGGAGATGGTGTATGATAAGGACAGCCTTGCTTCACAAGAAATTGTTAAGCTGAATAGAATGTATAAACAACAAGACTTGGATGGGCTGCATAAGTTAATGCAAAAAACAGCCAGTGAAGACGAACTCAAAACATTGTTGGTAGAGCGTAACAAAAAATGGATTCCTAAGATCGAGGAGTTGCTCAAGTCGGGTAAAAGTGCTTTCATTGCAGTAGGTGCCGGACACTTGCCAGGGAAATCAGGCGTATTACATTTGTTACGAGAAAAAGGCTATACAATATCTCCACTTAAAATTAAGCTGTAG
- a CDS encoding glycine-rich domain-containing protein — protein MVAEHQPIWEKIQAYKLDAVDASFPFSARLMRENGWTEAYTIEVIQEYKKFMFLVAVSGHSVSPSDPVDQVWHLHMIYTQSYWEEFCHGILGKAVHHNPTKGGKDERKKHVNMYDQTVESYLKYFGEPQPAHIWISTQDLFKEIHYRRVNMHRNWVIAKPQFVRKRWHLVPLLALVATLVMASDGGAVFVILLVVVVFIALIASIGGNNNGKGGNNSAGGGGWFVGCGSSDSGSDSGSSGCSSCSSCGGCGGCG, from the coding sequence ATGGTGGCAGAACATCAACCCATTTGGGAAAAAATTCAGGCATACAAACTAGACGCCGTAGATGCATCTTTTCCTTTCTCGGCACGCCTCATGCGTGAAAATGGCTGGACTGAGGCCTATACTATTGAAGTGATTCAGGAATACAAAAAGTTTATGTTTTTGGTTGCCGTATCAGGGCATTCTGTATCACCCTCCGATCCTGTAGACCAAGTGTGGCACTTGCACATGATTTATACCCAATCGTACTGGGAAGAGTTTTGTCACGGAATTTTAGGCAAAGCAGTACACCACAACCCTACCAAAGGAGGCAAAGACGAACGAAAAAAGCACGTCAACATGTATGACCAAACTGTAGAGAGCTATTTAAAATACTTTGGTGAACCCCAACCTGCCCATATTTGGATAAGTACTCAAGACCTTTTCAAAGAAATACATTACCGTAGGGTAAACATGCATCGCAACTGGGTGATCGCCAAGCCTCAGTTTGTGCGCAAACGCTGGCATTTAGTGCCTTTGTTGGCATTGGTAGCCACTTTGGTAATGGCAAGTGATGGCGGTGCGGTATTTGTCATTCTTTTGGTGGTAGTAGTGTTCATTGCCCTAATTGCCTCTATTGGTGGTAATAACAACGGTAAAGGAGGCAACAACAGTGCTGGTGGTGGCGGGTGGTTTGTTGGTTGTGGAAGCAGCGATTCCGGCAGTGATTCTGGAAGTAGTGGCTGTTCCTCTTGCTCTAGCTGTGGTGGTTGTGGAGGCTGTGGGTAA
- a CDS encoding DUF6728 family protein — MSKFTDFFKMGAVFGYFFRKHDPDRPNNFNIRVMHGINRISMLMFLFCAMVISYRLIPGFFKWVTIFILSAVFMVIFRTFFPRKHK; from the coding sequence ATGAGTAAGTTCACTGATTTCTTTAAAATGGGGGCTGTATTTGGATATTTCTTTCGAAAGCATGATCCTGATCGCCCTAACAACTTTAATATTCGAGTAATGCATGGCATTAATCGCATTTCTATGCTCATGTTTTTATTTTGTGCCATGGTCATTAGTTACCGCCTAATCCCAGGCTTTTTTAAGTGGGTGACTATTTTTATACTATCAGCGGTGTTTATGGTCATATTTCGCACATTTTTTCCTCGAAAGCACAAGTAA
- a CDS encoding NADPH-dependent FMN reductase, protein MITIISCTNRNQSISRVVSAYYQSLLAEQNTESNIIDLQGLPKDFVFSALYGNAGKNNDFNIYSQQIAQGDKFVFVVPEYNGSFPGVLKAFIDGLEYPSKFNNKKVAMVGLSSGMQGSALALSHLTDILSYLGANLLGMRVKLPRVEANLKDGKITNDLYNQLLREQVDKLIKF, encoded by the coding sequence TTGATTACAATCATTTCTTGCACCAATCGAAATCAATCGATTTCGCGGGTGGTCTCGGCATATTATCAAAGTTTACTTGCCGAACAAAATACAGAAAGTAACATTATTGACTTGCAGGGTTTACCCAAAGACTTTGTTTTTTCAGCACTGTATGGCAATGCAGGTAAAAACAACGATTTTAATATATACAGTCAGCAAATAGCTCAAGGAGATAAGTTTGTATTTGTAGTACCCGAATACAACGGGTCTTTTCCAGGAGTACTAAAGGCTTTTATAGATGGGCTGGAGTACCCAAGCAAGTTTAACAACAAAAAAGTGGCAATGGTGGGATTGTCTTCGGGTATGCAAGGCAGTGCGCTGGCTTTGAGCCACCTTACCGATATTTTAAGTTATTTGGGTGCCAACCTACTGGGCATGCGGGTAAAGCTACCTCGTGTAGAAGCCAACCTAAAAGATGGTAAAATTACCAACGACTTATACAATCAATTGCTACGTGAACAGGTAGATAAACTTATCAAATTCTAA
- the uvrA gene encoding excinuclease ABC subunit UvrA: MQVNVDQLDPRHHIIIKGARANNLKGVDVAIPRNQFVVITGLSGSGKSSLAFDTLFAEGQRMYVESLSSYARQFLGRMEKPAVEYIKGVSPAIAVEQKSNTKNPRATVGTSTEIYDYLKLLFARIGVTYSPVSGNKVKKDSVTDVVNYIQSHSEGQKLLITAPVNVASERSLEDELKLVFQKGFTRLLVDGDTLFIEELLEDVAAIKALKGQEVFILVDRNVVKKDDEDNQFRIADSVQTAFYEGQGSCMIHVLKKEVKEFSDRFELDGIKFEEPTVQFFSFNNPYGACKRCGGFGSVLDIDEDLVIPNKNLSVYDNAIVPWSTEKMRKEWFQPLIQNSIQFDFPIHRSYRELSKEQKQLLWEGNEHFQGLNAFFEHIASQSHKIQYRVMLSRYRGKITCPDCQGTRLRKDASYVKIAEYNINDMVLMPLEDLRELFLNLSLKPNEQQIARRVLTEINNRIKYLNEVGLGYLTLNRLTSTLSGGEYQRIKLATALGSALVGSMYILDEPSIGLHPRDTHRLIGVLKDLKALGNTVIVVEHEEDIMRHADQIIDIGPDAGTGGGELIFQGTLDAPIQNGKNSHTLNFLNGTDSIAMPKVRRKANAFITLVGAEENNLKNVEARFPLGVMTVVTGVSGSGKSTLIKDILYPALAKMYGDYSSTKGKYQSLEGDTQALKGIEFIDQNPIGKSSRSNPVTYTKSYDTIRNLFANTALAKKRGYKPAHFSFNVDKGRCEVCEGEGKVKIEMQFMADVYLTCESCKGKRFKKEILDIKYNDKDIAEILDLTVEESLDFFKNEPKIVQALSPLYEVGLGYVGLGQSSNTLSGGEAQRLKLASFLDKRNARKGNTLFIFDEPTTGLHFNDIKKLLKALNALVEQGHSVLVIEHNLEVIKSADWIIDLGPEGGAKGGQICFQGIPEDLIGLENNHTARFLKEKF; encoded by the coding sequence GATGTTGCCATTCCACGTAATCAATTTGTAGTCATTACTGGACTTTCGGGTTCGGGCAAATCTTCGCTCGCGTTTGACACCTTATTTGCCGAAGGGCAACGCATGTATGTAGAAAGTTTAAGTTCTTATGCACGGCAGTTTTTGGGTAGAATGGAAAAGCCCGCAGTAGAATACATCAAGGGGGTGTCACCAGCAATTGCAGTAGAACAAAAAAGTAATACCAAAAACCCACGTGCCACGGTGGGTACCTCTACCGAAATATATGATTACCTCAAACTATTGTTTGCCCGCATTGGTGTCACCTATTCTCCGGTATCAGGCAATAAGGTAAAAAAAGACAGCGTAACCGATGTAGTTAATTATATACAGTCGCATAGCGAAGGGCAAAAACTACTGATCACAGCTCCGGTAAATGTAGCATCAGAACGTAGCCTGGAAGATGAATTGAAACTTGTTTTTCAAAAAGGGTTTACCCGTTTATTGGTAGATGGGGACACCTTGTTTATTGAAGAACTACTAGAGGATGTAGCAGCAATAAAGGCGCTCAAAGGTCAGGAGGTGTTTATATTAGTAGACCGCAATGTGGTGAAAAAAGACGATGAAGACAATCAGTTTCGCATTGCTGATTCGGTGCAAACGGCCTTTTATGAAGGGCAAGGCTCTTGTATGATTCATGTGTTGAAAAAAGAGGTAAAAGAGTTTTCTGATCGGTTTGAACTTGACGGAATCAAGTTTGAAGAACCTACAGTACAGTTCTTTAGTTTTAACAACCCTTATGGAGCCTGCAAACGTTGTGGTGGATTTGGTAGTGTACTTGACATTGATGAAGACTTGGTTATTCCTAACAAAAATCTATCAGTATACGACAATGCCATTGTGCCTTGGTCTACTGAAAAGATGCGGAAAGAATGGTTCCAACCATTGATTCAAAACAGCATACAGTTCGACTTTCCTATCCATCGTTCTTATCGGGAACTAAGCAAGGAACAAAAACAACTTTTGTGGGAAGGTAATGAACACTTTCAAGGCTTAAATGCTTTTTTTGAGCATATTGCCAGCCAAAGTCACAAAATACAATACCGGGTGATGCTGTCGCGTTACCGTGGCAAAATCACTTGCCCCGATTGTCAAGGTACCCGTTTGCGTAAAGACGCCAGTTATGTAAAAATAGCTGAGTACAATATCAATGATATGGTATTGATGCCACTGGAAGATTTACGAGAATTGTTTTTAAACCTGTCACTTAAGCCTAACGAACAGCAAATAGCCAGAAGGGTGCTTACCGAAATAAACAACCGTATCAAGTACCTTAACGAGGTAGGGCTTGGGTATTTAACCCTCAACCGCTTGACATCTACCCTTTCGGGGGGAGAGTATCAACGCATTAAACTTGCCACCGCTTTAGGCAGTGCGTTGGTAGGCTCTATGTATATATTAGATGAACCAAGTATTGGGCTACACCCCCGTGATACCCACCGATTGATTGGGGTATTGAAAGACCTGAAGGCATTGGGCAATACAGTGATTGTGGTAGAGCACGAAGAAGATATTATGCGTCACGCTGACCAAATTATAGACATTGGCCCCGATGCAGGTACTGGTGGAGGTGAGTTGATATTTCAAGGTACTCTGGATGCCCCCATCCAAAACGGCAAAAACTCGCATACCTTGAATTTTTTAAATGGCACAGACTCTATTGCAATGCCTAAAGTCCGACGCAAAGCAAATGCTTTTATTACCTTGGTAGGCGCTGAAGAAAATAATTTAAAAAATGTAGAGGCGCGTTTTCCTCTGGGGGTAATGACAGTAGTAACAGGCGTAAGTGGATCGGGCAAGTCTACACTTATCAAAGATATTTTGTACCCGGCACTTGCCAAAATGTATGGAGACTATAGCAGCACCAAGGGTAAATACCAAAGTCTGGAGGGTGACACTCAGGCCTTAAAAGGGATAGAGTTTATCGATCAAAATCCTATTGGTAAATCTTCGCGCTCAAACCCAGTAACTTATACCAAGTCGTATGACACTATCCGTAACTTGTTTGCTAACACAGCACTTGCCAAAAAACGAGGGTATAAACCTGCCCACTTCTCTTTTAACGTAGACAAAGGGCGTTGTGAAGTATGCGAAGGCGAAGGCAAGGTAAAAATTGAAATGCAGTTTATGGCAGATGTATACCTTACTTGCGAAAGCTGCAAAGGGAAGCGTTTTAAGAAAGAAATTCTGGATATTAAATACAATGACAAAGACATCGCCGAAATACTTGATCTGACAGTAGAAGAAAGCCTGGATTTTTTTAAAAATGAACCTAAAATTGTACAGGCATTGAGTCCTTTGTATGAAGTAGGCCTGGGATATGTAGGCTTGGGGCAATCGTCGAACACATTGAGTGGTGGAGAAGCTCAACGCCTGAAACTGGCGTCTTTTCTGGACAAACGCAATGCACGCAAAGGCAATACTTTGTTTATTTTTGATGAACCTACCACTGGTTTGCACTTCAATGATATAAAGAAGTTGCTCAAAGCACTGAACGCATTGGTAGAGCAAGGGCACTCGGTACTGGTGATTGAACACAACCTGGAGGTGATTAAAAGTGCCGATTGGATCATAGATTTAGGTCCGGAAGGTGGTGCCAAAGGAGGACAGATTTGTTTTCAGGGAATCCCTGAGGATTTGATTGGTTTAGAAAACAACCACACTGCGAGATTTTTGAAGGAGAAATTTTAA